The Rhizobium rosettiformans sequence GCAAGCGCATCACCCAAACCATCATTGTCAAGATTTTCGGCCTCCCCTACCCCAGCCCCAGTGCCACCCACCTCAACATTGCCATCAGACACCCCCTCCCCGTCTCCTACTGATGATGCCGCGGGCCACGCCCGCCCGCGCAGCGAGGCGAGGCCGGGGCTTGAGAGCGCCCAACCAGCTGGATGGGCGGCGATGCGACGTCGGGTTTTCAGTATGTCGCGGGCGATGGTGAGTTCGTGGGTGGGAGCACGGATGTCGCGAAGCGCATCATGCAGGACGAGGTCTTCGAGATGGACGAGTTCACCGTCGACCCAGAGCGAGGCATGCGCCTCAAGGAAATGCGAGCGCTCAAGGAAGCCTTCACCGACGGGAGAACGGGCGATGCGCTCGTCGAGACGCGCAAGCGCGACCGCTGCCTCGGAAGTGGGCCGCAGCAAGCTCTGGATGGGCAATTTCGCGAGATCGTAAGACATTGAAATTATGGTAAATGATTCGTTAAGCGAAAGCTATATGCGCATTACGGTTCTGTACTTTCCATAACGTGCCCGCGATGGCTGACCCCCGATAAGTAACCCTTATCGAAAGTGATTGATTTGACGGCGTTCGGCGCCTAAAGTCGTGGCAAATCACGGCGAAAACCACAGCTGGACGCGCAGAACTAGAGGGCTAACAACAGGATGAAGAGCTCAGTCGCTACGAATGGTCGCTTTGTGCCGTTGGCTTCTGGCAAGCTCGACAAACCGGCGCTTCACCTCTTCGAAGAGTGCTGGAGGCAGTGGCCCGTGATATCCGCTCTCGCTGTCAACAGGGCGAACGTCAGGCCCCGGCCAGACGAAGCGGTTGCTTTCAGTCAGTACGATCCACGACCGTTCGTCGTCGAGACCGAGGCGGCGCTTGGTAGCCGGCGGTATTTCGATTGCGTCGCTGGGATCGGACGGCGGGGAATGGGTGATCGGCAGGACACGAACCGCAGGTGTCCCATCTTCGAGCAAAGAAACAAACGCCAGCACAAGAGCAGGACGATCCTTGTCCCCCTCCTCTCGTCCTTCCAGATGCTGCCAGTGCCAGAGATAGGAATAACGGAAGACCCAGCCGACCTTGGGTTCAGTCGGCAGCATTCTTGTCCATCAGCAGTTCGGAATTGAGATGATCCAGGCCTGGCTCCATTGTCGAAGCCTCGATCGCGGCAAGCTCGTCGTCACTGATCGCAGCCGTCAGATTGACCTTCCGATCGCGCTTGGCCAGCCGGAGATAATCTTCATAGGCCAAGAGCACTGTGCGCGGCCGGCCATTCTTGGTGATGATGACCGGCTCTCGCACGGCCGCATCCTGGTAGGCGCCGAAATTCTTCGAAACCGCAGCTGCTGTCACAATCGATGTCATGGCAGATCCCCTTTGTTACGGGATATACGGGGTTTCCGGAACTTTTGCAAACGCTCCAAGGAATCTGGAAGCACAAGATGACAAGGAAAGCTCCAAACGCCCCTTCCAGCAGCGACACACTCGCGCGCCGCGTGGAAGAACTCGATACTATCGCGTCCGTCTTGCCGATGGAGCGGCGTGACGAACTCGCCGAGCTGCTGACGGATCAGGATGTCGAGACACTCCGTCATCTCGTCAACGAGGGCATGGGCACAAACACGCTGCGCGCACTCACCTCCGATCTGGCCTACTTGCAGGCCTGGTCACTCGCAGCCACTGGACGCTCTCTTCCTTGGCCTACTCCTGAAGCGATGCTGCTGAAGTTCGTCGCTCATCATCTTTGGGATGCGGAAAAGCGCCTGGCGGATCCGGAACATGGAATGCCGGCAGAAGTCGAGGACAAGCTGCGGATCCAGGGATTTCTACGTACTCTCGGGCCGCATGCGCCTGATACCGTACGCCGACGGCTTGCGACCTGGTCGACGCTGACCAAATGGCGCGGGCTTCAGGGGGCTTTCGGCTCGCCCGCCCTCCGGTCCGCCATCAGACTTGCTATCCGAGCAACGCCGCGACCGAGGAGGCGAAAGAGCGCGAAGGCGGTCACCGGAGACATACTTGCAAAGCTCCTCGCGACCTGTGCCACCGGCAGTCTGCGTGACTTGAGAGATAGGGCCATTCTGATGGTAGCATTTGCTTCTGGGGGCCGACGTCGCAGCGAGATCGCGGGCCTCCGGAAAGAACAGTTACAGCAGGAGGATCCTATCGAGGTCGATAGCGGCCCTCCCCTGCCCTCTCTTTCCATCCATCTGGGCCGCACCAAGACCAGCGGTGCCGACAACGACGAATTTGTTTATCTCACCGGCCGCCCTGTCAACACTCTGAACGCCTGGCTCAACGCAGCGAAGATCGACAAGGGTAGCGTCTTCCGGGCGATCGATCGCTGGGGCAATGTTTCGCGCCGGCCCTTGGATCCGAAGGCCATCAATGACATTCTAAAGCACCGGGCGGAACTGGCCGGGCTCGATCCGACGGAGTTTTCCGCCCATGGCCTACGCTCTGGTTATCTGACCGAAGCAGCGAATCGCGGCATTCCCCTGCCTGAGGCCATGGAGCAGTCGCGTCACCGATCCGTGCAGCAGGCTGCGGAGTACTATAACCACGCACAGAGACGCAGCGGCCGTGCATCCCGCCTTCTAAGCTAAATTTGTCCATCGATCGAAGGGGTTGAGAATTTAACTGCGCAGTCTTTGACGACACACTCAAATGCCGGGGCTGTTGGCCCAAATGCGATTCTAGGAGAGCCCGATGCTTCGTGGACTTGCCGTCCTTCTGCTGTTCCAGTTGGTGGGCGAGAGCCTTGTGTTCTTGCTGGGAGTATCCATACCAGGTCCCGTGGCGGGGCTTGTGCTCTTGTTTGCAGCTCTTCCGGTACTGGATCGCCTATGGACGCAGG is a genomic window containing:
- a CDS encoding site-specific integrase; this encodes MTRKAPNAPSSSDTLARRVEELDTIASVLPMERRDELAELLTDQDVETLRHLVNEGMGTNTLRALTSDLAYLQAWSLAATGRSLPWPTPEAMLLKFVAHHLWDAEKRLADPEHGMPAEVEDKLRIQGFLRTLGPHAPDTVRRRLATWSTLTKWRGLQGAFGSPALRSAIRLAIRATPRPRRRKSAKAVTGDILAKLLATCATGSLRDLRDRAILMVAFASGGRRRSEIAGLRKEQLQQEDPIEVDSGPPLPSLSIHLGRTKTSGADNDEFVYLTGRPVNTLNAWLNAAKIDKGSVFRAIDRWGNVSRRPLDPKAINDILKHRAELAGLDPTEFSAHGLRSGYLTEAANRGIPLPEAMEQSRHRSVQQAAEYYNHAQRRSGRASRLLS
- a CDS encoding type II toxin-antitoxin system Phd/YefM family antitoxin; translation: MTSIVTAAAVSKNFGAYQDAAVREPVIITKNGRPRTVLLAYEDYLRLAKRDRKVNLTAAISDDELAAIEASTMEPGLDHLNSELLMDKNAAD
- a CDS encoding plasmid maintenance toxin (PemK-like), which codes for MLPTEPKVGWVFRYSYLWHWQHLEGREEGDKDRPALVLAFVSLLEDGTPAVRVLPITHSPPSDPSDAIEIPPATKRRLGLDDERSWIVLTESNRFVWPGPDVRPVDSESGYHGPLPPALFEEVKRRFVELARSQRHKATIRSD